A genome region from Streptomyces sp. NBC_00239 includes the following:
- a CDS encoding helix-turn-helix domain-containing protein, translated as MPTVAIPAVGRLLHFELAVACEIFGNPPPGAEEAWYDVLLCGPEPVRVGPFTVRPEHGLDRLAGADTVIVPACADVDDPLPADLVEAVRTAHAAGARIASLCTGAFVLGAAGLLDGRRATTHWAHAADLSARHPLAEVDPDVLYTDNGSVLTAAGKAAAVDLCLHLVHLDHGAAVANTVARRLVMSPHRAGGQAQFVATPVQARGDHALAQLLAWAQQRLDQPLTVTDMARKANTSTRHLGRQFHAAIGQTPLQWLLTQRVRRAQELLESTDDTIEAVAAATGMGTATTLRRHFKRAVGVPPDTYRRTFRPTGTPTG; from the coding sequence ATGCCCACAGTCGCCATCCCCGCCGTCGGCCGGCTCCTGCACTTCGAGCTGGCGGTGGCCTGCGAGATCTTCGGCAATCCGCCGCCGGGCGCCGAGGAGGCCTGGTACGACGTACTCCTCTGCGGGCCCGAGCCGGTGCGGGTCGGCCCGTTCACGGTGCGGCCCGAGCACGGCCTGGACCGGCTGGCGGGCGCCGACACGGTGATCGTGCCCGCGTGCGCGGACGTCGACGACCCGCTCCCTGCGGACCTGGTCGAGGCCGTACGGACGGCCCACGCGGCGGGCGCCCGTATCGCCTCGCTCTGCACGGGGGCGTTCGTCCTCGGCGCGGCCGGCCTCCTGGACGGCCGCCGGGCGACCACCCACTGGGCCCACGCCGCGGACCTGAGCGCCCGTCACCCGCTCGCCGAGGTCGACCCGGACGTCCTCTACACGGACAACGGCAGCGTGCTCACGGCCGCGGGCAAGGCGGCCGCCGTGGACCTGTGCCTGCACCTGGTCCACCTCGACCACGGCGCCGCCGTCGCCAACACGGTGGCCCGCCGCCTGGTCATGTCCCCGCACCGGGCGGGCGGCCAGGCCCAGTTCGTGGCCACCCCGGTCCAGGCCCGCGGCGACCACGCGCTCGCCCAGCTCCTCGCCTGGGCCCAACAGCGCCTCGACCAGCCGCTGACGGTCACCGACATGGCCCGCAAGGCCAACACCAGCACCCGCCACCTCGGCCGCCAGTTCCACGCGGCGATCGGCCAGACCCCCCTCCAGTGGCTCCTCACCCAGCGCGTCCGCCGCGCCCAGGAACTCCTCGAGTCCACCGACGACACGATCGAAGCGGTCGCCGCCGCCACCGGCATGGGCACGGCCACCACCCTCCGCCGCCACTTCAAACGCGCGGTAGGCGTCCCCCCGGACACCTACCGCCGCACCTTCCGCCCGACCGGCACGCCGACGGGCTGA
- a CDS encoding prephenate dehydrogenase/arogenate dehydrogenase family protein — translation MTSTGLHRVTVIGCGLIGTSLALALTRAGVEVLLEDHDPDALGRAMLMGAGTPLAPAAPPADLVVIATPPSTVVDVLYEAQARGLGHAYTDVADAKEQIWAEAELRGCDVRGYVPGRPVVGRSSAGRGPADAAEARADLFAGRSWIVCPYPAAEPRALDAVDALVALCGARRRDMSPAEHDRAVAAAPAAAARPAERTADRPAAQRPAERPADGPGERSADRPRGRSAGHATGRNTGRTGHCRA, via the coding sequence GTGACCAGTACCGGACTGCACCGCGTGACCGTGATCGGCTGCGGCCTGATCGGCACCTCGCTCGCCCTCGCCCTCACCCGCGCCGGTGTCGAGGTCCTCCTGGAGGACCACGACCCCGACGCGCTGGGCCGGGCCATGCTGATGGGCGCCGGCACCCCGCTCGCCCCCGCCGCTCCGCCCGCCGACCTCGTGGTGATCGCCACCCCGCCGTCCACCGTCGTGGACGTGCTGTACGAGGCGCAGGCCCGCGGCCTCGGCCACGCCTACACGGACGTGGCCGACGCCAAGGAGCAGATCTGGGCGGAGGCGGAGCTGCGCGGCTGCGACGTCCGCGGCTACGTGCCCGGCCGCCCGGTCGTCGGCCGGTCGTCGGCCGGCCGGGGCCCGGCGGACGCCGCCGAGGCCCGGGCGGACCTCTTCGCCGGCCGGTCCTGGATCGTCTGCCCCTACCCCGCCGCCGAGCCGCGCGCCCTGGACGCGGTCGACGCGCTGGTGGCCCTCTGCGGGGCCCGCCGCCGGGACATGAGCCCGGCGGAACACGACCGGGCCGTCGCCGCCGCCCCCGCGGCGGCGGCCCGCCCCGCAGAGCGCACGGCCGACCGCCCCGCAGCGCAGCGTCCCGCAGAACGCCCGGCCGATGGGCCCGGCGAGCGCTCCGCCGACCGCCCCCGCGGCCGGTCGGCGGGGCACGCGACCGGCCGGAACACGGGCCGGACGGGCCACTGCAGGGCCTGA
- a CDS encoding TIGR03084 family metal-binding protein has protein sequence MSISVVLKDLTADIDEVARLVEDLDDSAWHTPTPSPGWSVADQIAHLTFIFTLAKTAAAAPETFKKITAAAAGDFNGAVNAALQQYNGFPPKELLARFRAEGEASVEALAAVPEGQVVPWLVNPLPPVVLACAGIMELFGHGQDIADALGVRRQPTDRLRHLVNFAFLTRDFGYESHGLTPPAGPFRFELTGPSGDLWTVGPEDATQKITGSAHDFCLLVTRRRHRDDLALTATGEQADHWLGIAQAYRGPAGDGRTPGQFADAH, from the coding sequence ATGAGCATCAGCGTCGTTCTCAAGGACCTCACCGCCGACATCGACGAGGTCGCCCGCCTGGTCGAAGACCTCGACGACAGCGCGTGGCACACGCCGACCCCGTCGCCCGGCTGGAGCGTCGCCGACCAGATCGCCCACCTGACCTTCATCTTCACGCTGGCCAAGACCGCCGCCGCGGCCCCGGAGACCTTCAAGAAGATCACCGCCGCGGCCGCCGGCGACTTCAACGGCGCGGTCAACGCGGCGCTCCAGCAGTACAACGGCTTCCCGCCGAAGGAACTGCTGGCCCGCTTCCGGGCCGAGGGCGAGGCGTCGGTGGAGGCCCTGGCGGCCGTACCGGAAGGCCAGGTCGTGCCGTGGCTGGTCAATCCACTGCCGCCGGTCGTGCTCGCCTGCGCCGGGATCATGGAGCTCTTCGGGCACGGCCAGGACATCGCCGACGCCCTCGGCGTGCGCAGGCAGCCCACCGACCGGCTCCGCCACCTGGTCAACTTCGCCTTCCTCACCCGTGACTTCGGCTACGAGTCGCACGGCCTGACCCCGCCGGCCGGCCCGTTCCGCTTCGAGCTCACCGGTCCCTCCGGCGACCTGTGGACCGTCGGCCCCGAGGACGCCACCCAGAAGATCACCGGATCGGCCCACGACTTCTGCCTGCTGGTCACCCGCCGCCGCCACCGTGACGACCTGGCCCTGACCGCCACCGGCGAGCAGGCCGACCACTGGCTCGGCATCGCCCAGGCCTACCGCGGCCCGGCCGGTGACGGCCGCACCCCCGGCCAGTTCGCGGACGCCCACTGA
- a CDS encoding acyl-CoA thioesterase, whose amino-acid sequence MTTTATTDYFEYRHTVGFEETNLVGNVYYVNYLRWQGRCRELFLKQKAPAVLADVQEDLKLFTLKVDCEFFAEITAFDELSIRMRLAEQAQTQLEFTFDYVKVTEDGTETLVARGKQRIACMRGPNTATVPSLIPDALAQALAPYATQNRSLVGRAA is encoded by the coding sequence ATGACGACCACCGCGACGACCGACTACTTCGAGTACCGGCACACCGTTGGCTTCGAGGAGACCAACCTGGTGGGCAACGTGTACTACGTGAACTACCTCCGGTGGCAGGGACGCTGCCGGGAGCTGTTCCTCAAGCAGAAGGCACCCGCGGTCCTCGCCGACGTCCAGGAGGACCTCAAGCTCTTCACCCTGAAGGTCGACTGCGAGTTCTTCGCCGAGATCACGGCCTTCGACGAGCTGTCGATCCGGATGCGGCTGGCCGAGCAGGCCCAGACCCAGCTGGAGTTCACCTTCGACTACGTCAAGGTGACCGAGGACGGCACGGAGACCCTGGTGGCCCGCGGCAAGCAGCGGATCGCCTGCATGCGGGGTCCGAACACGGCCACCGTCCCCTCGCTGATCCCCGACGCCCTCGCCCAGGCGCTGGCGCCGTACGCCACCCAGAACCGCTCGCTCGTCGGCCGGGCCGCCTGA
- a CDS encoding non-ribosomal peptide synthetase yields the protein MVSTSIQGRFAEQARRTPDAVAVSADGGRLTYRELDERANRLAHRLIGLGVREQDPVAVLMERSADLVVATLAVLKAGAFYLPLHSAYPLERMQVIVDRAQRPVLLTDRPADGPGLPLAGRVLEVAGGAESAGRPDTAPDTAAAEDGDRIAYVIHTSGSTGEPKGVEVTHRGVVQFAADSSWNGGAQQTVLALAPYAFGVSTYELWIPLLRGGTVVLAPPGVPDVPTLRRLIADERITALHVTAGLFRVIAEEAPDTFAGVREVLTGGDVIAPTAVRRVLEACPGITVRAMYGATEVSSFAAYATMTAANPPAGAVPVGRPMDTVGVRLLDEALAEVADGETGELHIHGDRLARGYYGRPDLTAERFVQDPHGPAGAVMYRTGDLMRRNAEGLLEFAGRAGDQLKINGYLVEPAEVEHALAQLPGVALAAVVAKEHQAGHKQLVAYVVPTAGDPAAGGAAAGVDAADLRAGLARTLPDYMVPAAFVELAALPLTPNGKLDRAALPEPAPDRAGAGTAESAAPRTARQEALCVLFAEVLALPGVGLDDSFIDLGGQSLQAVRLAGRIGVQFGAEITVGDIFNCPTVAELDAYLQELDKAA from the coding sequence ATGGTCTCCACCTCGATTCAAGGGCGCTTCGCCGAGCAGGCGCGCCGCACGCCCGACGCCGTGGCCGTGTCCGCGGACGGCGGCCGCCTGACCTACCGGGAGCTGGACGAGCGGGCCAACCGCCTCGCCCACCGCCTCATCGGCCTCGGAGTGCGCGAGCAGGACCCGGTGGCCGTGCTCATGGAGCGCTCCGCGGACCTGGTCGTCGCCACCCTCGCCGTCCTCAAGGCCGGCGCCTTCTACCTCCCGCTGCACAGCGCCTACCCGCTGGAGCGGATGCAGGTCATCGTGGACCGGGCGCAGCGCCCGGTGCTCCTGACGGACCGGCCGGCCGACGGGCCCGGACTGCCGCTCGCCGGCCGGGTGCTGGAGGTGGCGGGCGGCGCGGAGAGCGCGGGCCGCCCCGACACCGCCCCCGACACCGCGGCCGCCGAGGACGGGGACCGGATCGCGTACGTCATCCACACCTCCGGATCGACCGGCGAGCCCAAGGGCGTCGAGGTCACCCACCGGGGCGTGGTGCAGTTCGCGGCGGACTCCAGCTGGAACGGCGGGGCGCAGCAGACGGTGCTGGCGCTCGCCCCGTACGCCTTCGGGGTGTCGACGTACGAGCTGTGGATCCCGCTGCTGCGCGGCGGCACCGTCGTGCTGGCGCCGCCCGGGGTGCCGGACGTGCCCACCCTGCGCCGGCTGATCGCCGACGAGCGGATCACCGCCCTGCACGTGACCGCCGGCCTGTTCCGGGTGATCGCGGAGGAGGCCCCGGACACCTTCGCCGGCGTCCGCGAGGTCCTCACCGGCGGGGACGTCATCGCCCCGACGGCCGTGCGCCGGGTCCTGGAGGCCTGCCCGGGGATCACGGTCCGCGCGATGTACGGGGCGACGGAGGTGTCCTCGTTCGCGGCGTACGCGACGATGACCGCCGCGAACCCGCCGGCCGGCGCGGTGCCCGTCGGCCGCCCCATGGACACCGTCGGCGTCCGGCTCCTCGACGAGGCGCTCGCCGAGGTCGCCGACGGCGAGACCGGTGAACTCCACATCCACGGCGACCGGTTGGCGCGCGGCTACTACGGCCGCCCCGACCTGACCGCCGAGCGCTTCGTGCAGGACCCGCACGGGCCGGCCGGCGCCGTGATGTACCGCACCGGCGACCTGATGCGCCGCAACGCCGAGGGCCTGCTGGAGTTCGCGGGCCGGGCCGGCGACCAGCTGAAGATCAACGGCTATCTGGTGGAGCCCGCGGAGGTGGAGCACGCGCTGGCACAGCTGCCGGGCGTCGCGCTCGCCGCGGTCGTCGCCAAGGAGCACCAGGCGGGCCACAAGCAGCTCGTCGCGTACGTCGTCCCCACGGCCGGGGACCCGGCCGCCGGGGGTGCGGCGGCCGGTGTGGACGCCGCGGACCTGCGGGCCGGGCTGGCCCGGACGCTGCCCGACTACATGGTGCCGGCCGCCTTCGTGGAGCTGGCCGCGCTGCCCCTGACCCCCAACGGCAAGCTCGACCGGGCCGCGCTCCCCGAGCCCGCGCCCGACCGGGCGGGGGCGGGCACGGCCGAATCGGCAGCCCCGCGCACCGCCCGCCAGGAAGCCCTGTGCGTCCTGTTCGCCGAGGTGCTCGCCCTGCCGGGCGTCGGCCTCGACGACAGCTTCATCGACCTGGGCGGCCAGTCGCTCCAGGCCGTCCGGCTGGCCGGCCGGATCGGCGTGCAGTTCGGCGCCGAGATCACCGTCGGAGACATCTTCAACTGCCCCACCGTGGCCGAACTCGACGCCTACCTGCAGGAGCTCGACAAGGCCGCGTGA
- a CDS encoding acyl-CoA dehydrogenase family protein — protein MTTTVAAATSPAAVAPPEPGLTPDEIVARARALAPTLTPRQAETEQRGHYAEDTHEEFTRAGFYRILVPRRYGGYEFGPETFVRVAMELARGCPSTGWMYLFGAAHALVVGTLFDEETQAELFGTGEFICPATVAPAGSAKQDADGDWVLDGTWSYCSGSPYATHFIAHTMVGQGEGQPPAPLMFIAPRSQWQRLDDWGDQLGLKGSGSYSIRMDGGRIPARFTLPGHLSMFPITEETPGRVLHGPEYGGGPLSFMLLELGALAVGMAKGALDAYEELMRSRVTAFFPIVPRTEDPDYQFRYGEATGMISAAEAAVLHATGQWYELCSKDAAEFTREEELRLATISREAVRLCWRAVESQLFPTAGSSSVRHGERIERVWRDLSMLHSHAGNGIFLSTHANRELARAHFGIGVGQ, from the coding sequence ATGACAACGACCGTGGCCGCAGCCACCTCCCCCGCCGCCGTGGCTCCGCCCGAGCCGGGCCTGACCCCCGACGAGATCGTGGCCCGCGCCCGGGCGCTGGCCCCGACGCTGACCCCGCGCCAGGCCGAGACCGAGCAGCGCGGCCACTACGCCGAGGACACCCACGAGGAGTTCACCCGGGCGGGCTTCTACCGCATCCTGGTGCCGCGCCGGTACGGCGGCTACGAGTTCGGCCCCGAGACGTTCGTCCGGGTGGCGATGGAGCTGGCCCGCGGCTGCCCGTCGACCGGCTGGATGTACCTGTTCGGCGCCGCGCACGCGCTGGTCGTCGGCACCCTCTTCGACGAGGAGACGCAGGCCGAGCTGTTCGGCACCGGCGAGTTCATCTGCCCGGCGACGGTCGCCCCGGCGGGCAGCGCGAAGCAGGACGCCGACGGCGACTGGGTCCTCGACGGCACCTGGAGCTACTGCTCGGGCTCGCCGTACGCCACGCACTTCATCGCCCACACCATGGTCGGTCAGGGGGAGGGGCAGCCGCCCGCCCCCCTGATGTTCATCGCCCCCCGGAGTCAGTGGCAGCGGCTGGACGACTGGGGGGACCAGCTCGGGCTCAAGGGAAGCGGGTCGTACAGCATCCGCATGGACGGGGGCCGCATCCCGGCGCGCTTCACGCTGCCGGGCCACCTGAGCATGTTCCCCATCACGGAGGAGACGCCAGGGCGCGTCCTGCACGGCCCCGAGTACGGCGGCGGCCCGCTCAGCTTCATGCTCCTGGAACTGGGGGCGCTCGCCGTCGGCATGGCCAAGGGCGCGCTCGACGCGTACGAGGAGCTGATGCGCTCCCGCGTGACGGCGTTCTTCCCGATCGTGCCCCGCACCGAGGACCCCGACTACCAGTTCCGGTACGGCGAGGCCACCGGCATGATCAGCGCCGCCGAGGCGGCCGTCCTGCACGCCACCGGCCAGTGGTACGAGCTGTGCTCCAAGGACGCGGCGGAGTTCACCCGCGAGGAGGAGCTGCGCCTGGCGACCATCAGCCGGGAGGCCGTACGGCTGTGCTGGCGGGCCGTCGAGAGCCAGCTGTTCCCGACCGCCGGCTCCAGCTCGGTGCGGCACGGCGAGCGCATCGAGCGGGTGTGGCGCGACCTGTCGATGCTGCACAGCCACGCCGGGAACGGCATCTTCCTGTCCACGCACGCCAACCGCGAACTCGCCCGCGCCCACTTCGGCATCGGCGTCGGTCAGTAA
- a CDS encoding DUF6415 family natural product biosynthesis protein: protein MEAVQKAQALVRRALVPYAQKPEPVALARLAEELFAYGQSLLADAEKARASDPQVAGALADWEQLTVDGPSDSRLGTWNYARGLARVVRTLHRALGLDEHEHDHGPESELRLAPMPPSFSLWPV, encoded by the coding sequence ATGGAAGCCGTGCAGAAGGCACAGGCACTCGTCCGCCGGGCGCTGGTCCCGTACGCGCAGAAGCCCGAGCCGGTCGCGCTTGCACGGCTGGCCGAGGAGCTGTTCGCGTACGGGCAGTCGCTGCTGGCCGACGCGGAGAAGGCCCGGGCGAGCGACCCCCAGGTGGCCGGCGCGCTCGCCGACTGGGAGCAGCTCACCGTCGACGGTCCCTCCGACAGCCGCCTCGGCACCTGGAACTACGCCCGCGGCCTGGCCCGCGTCGTCCGCACCCTCCACCGCGCCCTGGGACTCGACGAACACGAGCACGACCACGGCCCGGAATCCGAGCTCCGACTCGCACCGATGCCCCCCAGCTTCAGCCTGTGGCCCGTATGA
- a CDS encoding condensation domain-containing protein — protein sequence MSITAAPAQAGGSALPIPLSFNQEFLRGFDKGDTDGAFGHRHTLVCGWRVAGEVDTDALQRALDDVVARHEVLRTAVTRGEGEGRQEIHPPVRVPLEVRELPAGDAEQRGVRAERFLNELDGGTYSVRELPHLRAVLGRFDAQDGVLVLVTHHTATDAWSLQVIMRDLADRYAAHTDGDSDGEGAAAAQAPVAQYQDFARWQHENADSDKLKTARAYWSERLAGAQITGVTSDRPRSEDLPSAYGVHRFVFGAELSAAVLAYSRTVRSTPFMVMTAAYSVLLRNLTGTTDVVFPTFSAGRYEERFMDAVGPFFNFVPIRVDTTGCTTLGDVVEQARTACVGAYQHEIPFAAVAGDSPEVLAPFADGTLAVIAFEVLQSPFPMEGATVGGLEFDEIRRRELSQQVSSAIPDGGLWAMDVLPSGELAGSLKFDHNRFDEATARALVAEFRRLLQTIAEAPGTALAAL from the coding sequence TTGAGCATCACCGCCGCACCGGCGCAGGCCGGCGGAAGCGCACTGCCGATCCCGCTCTCCTTCAACCAGGAGTTCCTGCGCGGCTTCGACAAGGGCGACACCGACGGAGCCTTCGGCCACCGGCACACCCTGGTGTGCGGCTGGCGCGTCGCCGGCGAGGTGGACACCGACGCCCTCCAGCGGGCCCTCGACGACGTCGTCGCCCGCCACGAGGTGCTGCGCACCGCGGTCACCCGCGGCGAGGGCGAGGGCCGCCAGGAGATCCACCCGCCGGTGCGGGTGCCGCTGGAGGTGCGCGAGCTGCCGGCCGGCGACGCCGAGCAGCGCGGGGTGCGCGCCGAGCGGTTCCTCAACGAGCTGGACGGCGGCACGTACAGCGTGCGCGAGCTGCCGCACCTGCGGGCCGTGCTCGGCCGCTTCGACGCGCAGGACGGGGTGCTGGTGCTGGTCACCCACCACACCGCCACCGACGCCTGGTCCCTCCAGGTCATCATGCGCGACCTCGCCGACCGGTACGCGGCCCACACCGACGGCGACTCCGACGGTGAGGGCGCGGCCGCCGCGCAGGCTCCGGTCGCCCAGTACCAGGACTTCGCCCGCTGGCAGCACGAGAACGCCGACAGCGACAAGCTGAAGACGGCACGCGCCTACTGGAGCGAGCGGCTCGCCGGCGCGCAGATCACCGGCGTCACCTCGGACCGCCCCCGCAGCGAGGACCTGCCCAGCGCCTACGGCGTGCACCGGTTCGTGTTCGGCGCCGAGCTGTCCGCGGCCGTGCTCGCGTACTCCCGCACCGTGCGCAGCACCCCGTTCATGGTGATGACCGCGGCCTACAGCGTGCTGCTGCGCAATCTGACCGGCACCACCGACGTGGTCTTCCCGACGTTCTCCGCGGGCCGCTACGAAGAGCGGTTCATGGACGCGGTCGGCCCGTTCTTCAACTTCGTGCCGATCCGCGTCGACACGACCGGGTGCACGACCCTGGGCGACGTGGTCGAGCAGGCCCGTACCGCGTGCGTGGGGGCGTACCAGCACGAGATCCCGTTCGCCGCCGTGGCGGGCGACTCCCCGGAGGTGCTCGCCCCGTTCGCGGACGGCACGCTGGCCGTCATCGCGTTCGAGGTGCTGCAGTCGCCGTTCCCGATGGAGGGCGCCACCGTCGGCGGGCTGGAGTTCGACGAGATCCGCCGCCGGGAGCTGTCCCAGCAGGTCAGCTCGGCCATCCCGGACGGCGGCCTGTGGGCGATGGACGTGCTGCCCTCCGGGGAGCTCGCCGGCAGCCTGAAGTTCGACCACAACCGCTTCGACGAGGCCACCGCCCGCGCGCTGGTCGCCGAGTTCCGCCGGCTGCTCCAGACGATCGCCGAAGCGCCCGGCACCGCACTGGCCGCGCTGTGA
- a CDS encoding cytochrome P450 family protein — MEQRCPFALDTTGRDIHGEAAALRALGPTQVELPGKVIAWSLNSNEAIRQVLADPRVTKSARNHWPAFVNHEVPPDWELISWVAMDNMVTAYGKNHVRLRKLVGKAFTPRRTEAFRPRIEELTDQLLDALEAAAPGEVVDLRERFAYPLPARLVADLIGMEEEARAKTAKVIDLMVDTTVTPEQAQAVLAGWRGAMADLIAEKRRQPGEDITSDLVAARDDEDGSKLSEDELADTIFAILGAGSETTINFFDNAITALLSDPKQLELVRSGAATWDDVIDETLRVESPLAHLPLRYAAEDIEVEGVLIPKGDVILVNYSAVGRDPELHSDNPDAFDLTRADKEHLSFGFGPHYCLGAGIARLVARTGLSRLFARYPDLALAASPDELEPLPTFIMNGHRTLPVRLTPAA, encoded by the coding sequence ATGGAGCAACGCTGCCCGTTCGCCCTCGACACCACCGGCCGGGACATCCACGGCGAGGCCGCCGCGCTGCGTGCGCTCGGCCCCACCCAGGTGGAGCTGCCCGGCAAGGTGATCGCCTGGTCGCTCAACAGCAACGAAGCGATCCGGCAGGTGCTCGCCGACCCGCGGGTCACCAAGAGCGCCCGCAACCACTGGCCGGCCTTCGTCAACCACGAGGTCCCGCCGGACTGGGAGCTGATCAGCTGGGTCGCCATGGACAACATGGTCACCGCGTACGGGAAGAACCACGTACGGCTGCGCAAGCTGGTCGGCAAGGCGTTCACGCCGCGCCGCACCGAGGCGTTCCGGCCGCGGATCGAGGAGCTGACCGACCAGCTCCTGGACGCGCTGGAGGCGGCCGCGCCCGGTGAGGTCGTCGACCTGAGGGAACGGTTCGCCTACCCGCTGCCGGCCCGTCTCGTCGCCGACCTCATCGGCATGGAGGAGGAGGCGCGCGCCAAGACGGCCAAGGTCATCGACCTGATGGTGGACACCACCGTCACGCCCGAGCAGGCCCAGGCGGTGCTGGCCGGATGGCGCGGCGCGATGGCCGACCTCATCGCCGAGAAGCGGCGCCAGCCCGGCGAGGACATCACCAGCGACCTCGTGGCCGCCCGCGACGACGAGGACGGCTCGAAGCTGAGCGAGGACGAGCTCGCCGACACGATCTTCGCGATCCTCGGCGCCGGCTCCGAGACCACCATCAACTTCTTCGACAACGCCATCACGGCGCTGCTCAGCGACCCCAAGCAGCTGGAGCTGGTCCGCAGCGGCGCCGCCACCTGGGACGACGTCATCGACGAGACGCTGCGCGTCGAGTCGCCGCTGGCGCACCTGCCGCTGCGCTACGCGGCGGAGGACATCGAGGTCGAGGGGGTGCTCATACCCAAGGGCGACGTCATCCTCGTCAACTACAGCGCGGTGGGCCGCGACCCCGAGCTGCACAGCGACAACCCCGACGCCTTCGACCTGACCCGCGCCGACAAGGAGCACCTGTCCTTCGGCTTCGGCCCGCACTACTGCCTCGGCGCCGGCATCGCCCGCCTGGTCGCCCGTACCGGCCTGTCGCGCCTGTTCGCCCGCTACCCGGACCTGGCCCTGGCCGCGTCCCCCGACGAGCTGGAACCCCTCCCGACCTTCATCATGAACGGCCACCGCACCCTCCCGGTGCGCCTCACGCCGGCCGCGTAG